In the genome of Streptomyces sp. V2I9, one region contains:
- a CDS encoding helix-turn-helix domain-containing protein, with product MLEEAEEIGKRARRARLRLGMPQADLATALGKSQGWVSKMERGLIELDRVGLLNQVAAELHVHPNDLIGRPYSSSPDDSQWQIAASSILRELRRYDLVPVFDGVPRPASQLWREVTRLHRLRDTASNAAILQVLPDLFREARSLAEDSDGHEREEAYAIYAVCCKFAHTAAHALGHPELVAMACERAAWSARLSGDPVLPAVADWMRVWDMWATADWTDALTLSDKAIASVQQPYEHGDPLAVRAWGTLQLRAAISAARANRPSEAEDRIGHAKDAAERMDAYVSAPVYDRHSLTFSAGNVQIHAISVALEMGKQGKALEINRRTSPSLVGALPNSRQGHHHMDVARAWLWDGNRAKALTELETAERIAPQLVRNHPIARSTLRSIVYAERAATREKLRHMSDRFHLDG from the coding sequence ATGCTGGAGGAAGCCGAGGAGATCGGCAAACGCGCTCGCAGGGCGAGGCTGCGACTGGGCATGCCGCAGGCCGACCTGGCGACGGCCCTGGGGAAGTCACAGGGCTGGGTGTCGAAGATGGAACGGGGCCTGATCGAACTGGACCGGGTCGGGCTGCTCAACCAGGTGGCCGCAGAGCTGCACGTCCATCCGAACGACCTGATCGGACGCCCGTACAGCAGCTCCCCCGACGACAGCCAGTGGCAGATCGCCGCCTCGTCGATCCTGCGCGAGCTGCGCCGCTACGACCTCGTTCCCGTCTTCGACGGGGTTCCCCGGCCGGCCTCACAGCTATGGCGTGAGGTGACCCGGCTGCACCGCCTGCGGGACACCGCCTCCAACGCCGCGATCCTCCAAGTTCTCCCGGACCTGTTCCGGGAAGCGCGCAGCCTGGCGGAGGACTCGGACGGGCACGAGCGGGAAGAGGCGTATGCCATTTACGCCGTGTGCTGCAAGTTCGCGCACACCGCCGCGCACGCCCTCGGACACCCCGAGCTGGTGGCCATGGCGTGCGAACGGGCCGCGTGGTCAGCCAGGTTGTCGGGAGATCCGGTGCTGCCTGCCGTCGCCGACTGGATGCGCGTCTGGGACATGTGGGCGACGGCCGACTGGACCGACGCCCTGACCCTCTCGGACAAGGCGATCGCCTCGGTGCAACAGCCGTACGAGCACGGTGATCCGCTGGCCGTACGGGCTTGGGGCACGCTTCAGCTCCGAGCGGCCATCTCCGCCGCTCGGGCCAACCGCCCATCGGAAGCGGAGGACCGGATCGGACACGCGAAGGACGCTGCCGAACGCATGGACGCGTACGTCAGCGCACCGGTGTACGACCGGCATTCGCTGACGTTCTCCGCCGGAAACGTACAGATCCACGCGATCAGCGTGGCCCTCGAAATGGGCAAGCAGGGCAAAGCTCTGGAGATAAACCGCCGCACCAGCCCGAGCTTGGTCGGGGCACTACCCAACTCCCGTCAGGGCCACCACCACATGGACGTCGCACGGGCCTGGCTGTGGGACGGGAACCGGGCAAAGGCCCTCACCGAGCTGGAGACGGCTGAGCGGATCGCGCCGCAGCTCGTACGGAACCACCCCATCGCCCGTTCAACGCTTCGCAGCATCGTCTACGCGGAACGGGCAGCCACGAGGGAGAAGCTGCGGCACATGTCCGACCGCTTTCACCTGGACGGATAG
- a CDS encoding NAD(P)-dependent oxidoreductase: MITVTVLHPGTMGAAITAELVAGGHEALSVTKGRSENTWLRGREAGATAYDSLAEALTRSAVVLSVCPPQAAEDVAAAAAAHGFAGVYTDVNAISPQRVRRIADEIRPGSAVVDGAVFGQPPGEGRATRLYLAGADSAVELVASLFTDSVLHVCRVRDTPGSASALKMAFASYQKAARTLAGIAHALADAHGVGAQLTAEVEIMVSAILSDSEYLPSVAARAWRWAPDMEEIAPTLRAADLPPDMAEATARVFAYWEQDKDEYDLTVVHALSQLQPGRSS, translated from the coding sequence GTGATCACCGTGACTGTCCTCCACCCTGGAACCATGGGCGCGGCGATCACCGCCGAGCTCGTCGCCGGCGGCCATGAGGCACTGTCGGTGACCAAGGGGCGCAGTGAGAACACCTGGCTACGCGGGAGGGAAGCCGGTGCCACGGCGTACGACTCGCTCGCGGAAGCGCTGACCCGAAGCGCAGTCGTTCTCTCGGTGTGCCCACCACAGGCGGCGGAGGACGTTGCAGCGGCGGCGGCCGCGCACGGCTTCGCGGGGGTGTACACCGATGTGAACGCCATCAGCCCTCAACGCGTACGGCGCATCGCCGACGAGATCCGCCCCGGCTCCGCAGTCGTCGACGGTGCCGTTTTCGGTCAGCCGCCAGGCGAGGGGCGTGCCACACGGCTCTATCTCGCAGGCGCCGATTCTGCCGTCGAGCTGGTGGCGTCGCTGTTCACGGACTCTGTGCTGCACGTGTGCCGCGTCAGGGACACACCCGGTTCCGCTTCCGCTCTGAAGATGGCCTTTGCCAGCTACCAGAAGGCCGCCCGCACCCTCGCCGGCATCGCTCACGCGCTCGCCGACGCCCATGGAGTCGGTGCCCAGCTCACGGCCGAAGTCGAGATCATGGTCTCCGCGATCCTCTCCGACTCCGAGTATCTGCCGAGCGTGGCAGCCAGGGCCTGGCGCTGGGCGCCGGATATGGAAGAGATCGCCCCTACGCTCCGCGCGGCTGACCTGCCCCCGGACATGGCCGAGGCCACGGCTCGGGTGTTCGCTTATTGGGAGCAGGACAAGGACGAGTACGACTTGACTGTCGTGCATGCCCTCTCCCAGCTCCAGCCTGGAAGAAGCAGTTGA
- the dcd gene encoding dCTP deaminase: protein MLLSDKDIRAEIDAGRVRIDPYDPSMVQPSSIDVRLDRYFRVFENHRYPHIDPAVEQTDLTRTVEPEGDEAFILHPGEFVLASTYEVISLPDDLASRLEGKSSLGRLGLVTHSTAGFIDPGFSGHVTLELSNLATLPIKLWPGMKIGQLCMFRLTSPSEFPYGSERYESRYQGQRGPTASRSFQNFHRTQV, encoded by the coding sequence GTGCTTCTCTCAGACAAGGACATCCGGGCCGAGATCGACGCCGGCCGAGTCCGTATCGATCCGTACGACCCTTCGATGGTGCAGCCGTCGAGCATCGACGTGCGGCTGGACCGCTACTTCCGGGTGTTCGAGAACCACCGGTACCCGCACATCGACCCGGCCGTCGAGCAGACCGACCTGACCCGTACGGTCGAGCCGGAGGGGGATGAGGCGTTCATCCTGCACCCCGGGGAGTTCGTGCTGGCGTCCACGTACGAGGTGATCTCGCTCCCCGACGATCTGGCCTCCCGGCTGGAGGGGAAGAGCTCCCTCGGGCGGCTCGGTCTGGTGACGCACTCGACCGCCGGGTTCATCGACCCCGGCTTCTCCGGGCACGTGACCCTGGAGCTCTCGAACCTCGCCACGCTGCCCATAAAGCTGTGGCCGGGGATGAAGATCGGGCAGCTGTGCATGTTCCGGCTGACGTCGCCGTCCGAGTTCCCGTACGGCTCCGAGCGGTACGAGTCGCGGTACCAGGGCCAGCGGGGGCCGACGGCCTCGCGGTCGTTCCAGAACTTCCATCGGACCCAGGTGTGA
- a CDS encoding phosphoribosyltransferase, whose amino-acid sequence MASDVRENLTYEGFGRAMRELAQAVADDGYEPDVVLSIARGGVFVAGGLAYALDCKNIHLVNVEFYTGVGTTLEMPVMLAPVPNAIDFSDKKVLIADDVADTGKTLKLVHDFCVDHVAEVRSAVIYEKSHSLVKCEYVWKKTDQWINFPWSVEKPVVRRDGQVLDA is encoded by the coding sequence ATGGCGAGTGACGTGCGGGAAAACCTCACCTACGAGGGCTTCGGGCGGGCGATGCGCGAGCTGGCGCAGGCCGTCGCGGACGACGGGTACGAGCCGGACGTGGTGCTGAGCATCGCCCGCGGCGGTGTGTTCGTCGCCGGTGGGCTCGCCTACGCGCTCGACTGCAAGAACATCCACCTCGTCAACGTGGAGTTCTACACCGGGGTCGGGACCACCCTGGAGATGCCGGTCATGCTGGCGCCCGTCCCCAACGCGATCGACTTCTCCGACAAGAAGGTCCTGATCGCGGATGACGTCGCCGACACCGGCAAGACGCTCAAGCTCGTCCACGACTTCTGCGTCGACCACGTCGCCGAGGTCCGCAGCGCCGTCATCTACGAGAAGTCCCACTCCCTCGTGAAGTGCGAGTACGTGTGGAAGAAGACCGACCAGTGGATCAACTTCCCCTGGAGCGTGGAGAAGCCCGTCGTCCGGCGGGACGGGCAGGTGCTGGACGCGTAG
- a CDS encoding Yip1 family protein, with translation MAGFRIGRGRDNRTPQQPQQQRQQPYGGQAPQPPYGAQPWPTAGAPGNGSVPPPYGAPQGPPYTGGGHPGQGRQGGGGRPPHGPGGHHGGGGHGEPEYFGDPYADPAPHDPYANNPGHTQAFRVDEDPYGDGSTYHAGDAPAPPAGPRLRWKELLSGIVMRPGPTFWQMRDYPVWGPALVVTFLYGLLALFGFDQAREEAINATISTAIPYVLFTGVGFVIGGLVLGAVTHTLARQLGGTGSWQPTVGLSMLIMSMTDAPRLVFAVFLGGENSLVQILGWLTWLAAGALFTSMVSKSHDLPWPKALGASAIQLIALLSIIKLGTI, from the coding sequence GTGGCTGGATTCAGGATCGGACGCGGCCGGGACAACCGCACCCCGCAACAACCGCAGCAGCAGCGGCAGCAGCCGTACGGAGGGCAGGCACCACAGCCGCCGTACGGTGCTCAGCCGTGGCCGACCGCCGGCGCCCCCGGCAACGGTTCGGTGCCACCGCCGTACGGCGCCCCGCAGGGCCCCCCGTACACCGGGGGCGGCCATCCGGGCCAGGGCCGGCAGGGCGGAGGCGGACGGCCTCCGCACGGCCCCGGCGGCCACCACGGCGGAGGCGGCCACGGCGAGCCGGAGTACTTCGGCGACCCCTACGCCGACCCCGCGCCCCACGACCCGTACGCCAACAACCCCGGTCACACGCAGGCGTTCCGCGTCGACGAGGACCCGTACGGCGACGGCAGCACCTACCACGCCGGTGACGCCCCCGCCCCGCCGGCCGGCCCGCGGCTGCGATGGAAGGAGCTCCTGAGCGGCATCGTGATGCGCCCGGGACCGACGTTCTGGCAGATGCGGGACTACCCGGTCTGGGGTCCGGCGCTGGTCGTCACGTTCCTCTACGGACTGCTCGCGCTGTTCGGCTTCGACCAGGCACGCGAAGAAGCGATCAACGCGACGATCTCGACGGCCATCCCGTACGTCCTGTTCACCGGTGTCGGCTTCGTCATCGGCGGTCTGGTCCTCGGCGCGGTCACCCACACCCTGGCCCGCCAGCTCGGCGGCACGGGCTCGTGGCAGCCGACGGTGGGCCTGTCGATGCTGATCATGTCGATGACGGACGCGCCGCGCCTGGTCTTCGCCGTGTTCCTGGGCGGTGAGAACTCCCTGGTCCAGATCCTGGGCTGGCTGACCTGGCTGGCGGCCGGAGCGCTGTTCACGTCGATGGTCAGCAAGTCGCACGACCTGCCCTGGCCGAAGGCGCTGGGAGCGTCGGCGATCCAGCTGATCGCGCTCCTGTCGATCATCAAGCTGGGCACGATCTGA
- a CDS encoding VCBS repeat-containing protein, whose product MRRPTRPEHPKAAIPGRVPAVLAAGCSVLLLALTACSGPSPSPASGAKNGDTPPRARAGAGTASLPVPRGDGSRVPYDFNGDGHRDLVLDDLVKAPEDSHGDDAGIGVVYGTGDPDRPLDPAVRQLLSARANAAKSGDTLPAAFDAEAACDLDRDGFSDLIVSTDPPYNGIGAPPVPLQILFGSPAGLTGKAVTVRIPQKARSGNDWPEQPVCGDFDGDGEADLAVTASAGRITFLHGPFTRAGAPRGAELLPDGGPYLYAPEPKADTDGDGYDDLVAAARPHAPGQAGKGTLLLGSAEGPVRPGGPYAFAAEKLPGAPLDVTGTTRTALLSHGDHDGDRKPDTVVRTYRGERQDLVALYPAGTTDKPAVTFSTAVFLP is encoded by the coding sequence GTGCGCCGACCCACCCGCCCCGAGCACCCGAAGGCCGCGATACCCGGCCGGGTACCGGCCGTCCTCGCCGCAGGCTGTTCGGTCCTGCTGCTGGCGCTCACGGCCTGCTCGGGCCCGTCCCCCTCCCCCGCGTCCGGCGCCAAGAACGGGGACACCCCGCCACGGGCCCGGGCCGGGGCGGGCACGGCGAGCCTGCCCGTGCCCCGCGGGGACGGCAGCCGCGTCCCGTACGACTTCAACGGCGACGGCCACCGCGACCTGGTCCTCGACGACCTGGTGAAGGCCCCCGAGGACAGCCACGGCGACGACGCGGGCATCGGGGTCGTCTACGGCACCGGCGACCCCGACCGCCCCCTGGACCCGGCCGTACGGCAGCTCCTGAGCGCGCGGGCGAACGCGGCGAAGTCCGGCGACACCCTGCCCGCCGCGTTCGACGCCGAGGCCGCCTGCGACCTCGACCGGGACGGCTTCAGCGACCTGATCGTCTCGACGGACCCCCCGTACAACGGCATCGGTGCTCCGCCCGTCCCCCTCCAGATCCTCTTCGGCTCCCCGGCCGGACTCACCGGCAAGGCGGTCACCGTCCGCATCCCGCAGAAGGCCCGGTCCGGCAACGATTGGCCCGAGCAGCCGGTCTGCGGCGACTTCGACGGCGACGGCGAGGCCGACCTCGCGGTCACCGCCAGCGCCGGCCGGATCACCTTCCTGCACGGCCCCTTCACCCGCGCCGGAGCTCCGCGCGGCGCGGAACTGCTGCCCGACGGCGGCCCGTACCTCTACGCTCCCGAACCCAAGGCCGACACGGACGGGGACGGTTACGACGACCTCGTCGCCGCCGCCCGCCCGCACGCCCCCGGCCAGGCGGGCAAAGGCACCCTCCTCCTCGGCTCGGCGGAGGGCCCGGTGCGGCCGGGCGGGCCGTACGCGTTCGCGGCGGAGAAGCTCCCCGGCGCGCCGCTGGACGTGACAGGCACCACCCGCACCGCCCTCCTGAGCCACGGCGACCACGACGGCGACCGCAAGCCGGACACGGTGGTACGGACGTACCGGGGCGAGCGGCAGGACCTGGTCGCGCTCTACCCGGCGGGTACCACGGACAAGCCCGCCGTCACCTTCTCCACGGCGGTCTTCCTCCCCTGA
- a CDS encoding (Fe-S)-binding protein, which translates to MQLAAIIVSLVLTVVGVALVARAVAQIYRFVRLGQAVPAGSRTDDPKQRTITLIKEFVGHTRMNRWGIVGVAHWFVAVGFLTLGLTIVTAYGQLFQADWVLPYIGTFLPYEMYIEFIALGTTVGILVLIAIRQLNLPSRAGRKSRFTGSKMGQAYFVEIVILIIGAAILVLRGLEGALHHVDGYGPAYFVSYPLVLAFEGLSVGTLQNLVYLFAMIKLGTTMIWAITVGLNTNMGVAWHRFLGFPNIWFKRNADGEVALGALQPMTSGGKEIDWEDPADDAVFGVSQVEQFSWKGILDFSTCTECGRCQSQCPAWNTGKPLSPKLLIMSLRDHAHAKAPYLLAGGGKTMEGEEKATEEQLKDVPAAALAEAERPLIGTVEENGVIDPDVLWSCTTCGACVEQCPVDIEHIDHIVDMRRYQVMIESSFPSEAGTMLKNLEKKGNPWGLAKKARVEWTKEVDFEVPIVGKDVEDLTEVEYLYWVGCAGALEDRAKKTTKAFAELLHIAGVKFAIMGGDEKCTGDSARRLGNEPLFQQLGQENVAMLNMAYGEDDDEPETKKPKSSKKIVATCPHCFNTIANEYPQLGGEYEVIHHTQLLQHLIDEGKLIPVTPVEGLITYHDPCYLGRHNKIYTPPREIIAKVPGLRNEEMHRHKERGFCCGAGGARMWMEERIGKRINTERVDEALALNPDIVSTACPFCLVMLTDSVNGKKNDGQAKESIQVVDVSQLLLDSVKTPIDPAGEADAVDAPEPEPAQ; encoded by the coding sequence ATGCAACTCGCCGCGATCATCGTGTCGCTGGTGCTGACGGTCGTCGGCGTTGCGCTCGTCGCCCGAGCCGTCGCGCAGATCTACCGCTTCGTCCGCCTCGGACAGGCGGTACCGGCCGGCAGTCGCACCGACGACCCCAAGCAGCGGACGATCACCTTGATCAAGGAGTTCGTCGGCCATACCCGCATGAACCGCTGGGGAATCGTGGGCGTCGCCCACTGGTTCGTCGCGGTCGGCTTCCTGACCCTGGGCCTGACGATCGTCACGGCGTACGGCCAGCTGTTCCAGGCGGACTGGGTGCTGCCGTACATCGGCACCTTCCTGCCGTACGAGATGTACATCGAGTTCATCGCGCTCGGCACGACCGTCGGCATCCTCGTCCTGATCGCGATCCGCCAGCTGAACCTGCCCTCGCGGGCCGGCCGCAAGTCGCGCTTCACCGGCTCCAAGATGGGCCAGGCGTACTTCGTCGAGATCGTCATCCTGATCATCGGCGCCGCGATCCTGGTGCTCCGCGGCCTGGAGGGCGCGCTCCACCACGTGGACGGCTACGGCCCCGCGTACTTCGTCTCGTACCCCCTCGTGCTGGCCTTCGAGGGACTGAGCGTCGGAACGCTGCAGAACCTCGTCTACCTGTTCGCGATGATCAAGCTCGGTACGACGATGATCTGGGCGATCACCGTCGGGCTCAACACCAACATGGGTGTGGCCTGGCACCGCTTCCTGGGCTTCCCGAACATCTGGTTCAAGCGCAACGCCGACGGCGAGGTCGCGCTCGGCGCGCTCCAGCCGATGACCTCGGGCGGCAAGGAGATCGACTGGGAGGACCCGGCCGACGACGCGGTCTTCGGCGTCTCCCAGGTCGAGCAGTTCTCCTGGAAGGGCATCCTCGACTTCTCCACCTGCACCGAGTGCGGCCGCTGCCAGTCGCAGTGCCCCGCGTGGAACACCGGCAAGCCGCTCTCGCCGAAGCTCCTGATCATGTCGCTGCGCGACCACGCGCACGCCAAGGCCCCGTACCTGCTGGCCGGCGGCGGCAAGACCATGGAGGGCGAGGAGAAGGCCACCGAGGAACAGCTCAAGGACGTCCCCGCCGCCGCGCTCGCCGAGGCCGAGCGGCCGCTGATCGGGACCGTCGAGGAGAACGGCGTCATCGACCCGGACGTCCTGTGGTCCTGCACCACCTGCGGCGCCTGCGTCGAGCAGTGCCCGGTGGACATCGAGCACATCGACCACATCGTCGACATGCGCCGCTACCAGGTGATGATCGAGTCCTCGTTCCCGTCCGAGGCGGGCACGATGCTCAAGAACCTGGAGAAGAAGGGCAACCCCTGGGGGCTCGCCAAGAAGGCGCGCGTCGAGTGGACCAAGGAGGTCGACTTCGAGGTCCCGATCGTCGGCAAGGACGTCGAGGACCTCACCGAGGTCGAGTACCTGTACTGGGTCGGCTGCGCGGGCGCCCTGGAGGACCGGGCGAAGAAGACCACCAAGGCCTTCGCGGAGCTGCTGCACATCGCGGGCGTCAAGTTCGCGATCATGGGCGGCGACGAGAAGTGCACGGGTGACTCCGCCCGCCGCCTGGGCAACGAGCCGCTGTTCCAGCAGCTCGGCCAGGAGAACGTGGCCATGCTGAACATGGCGTACGGCGAGGACGACGACGAACCGGAGACGAAGAAGCCCAAGTCGTCGAAGAAGATCGTCGCCACCTGCCCGCACTGCTTCAACACGATCGCCAACGAGTACCCGCAGCTCGGCGGCGAGTACGAGGTCATCCACCACACGCAGCTGCTCCAGCACCTCATCGACGAGGGCAAGCTGATCCCCGTGACCCCGGTCGAGGGCCTGATCACGTACCACGACCCGTGCTACCTGGGCCGGCACAACAAGATCTACACCCCGCCGCGCGAGATCATCGCGAAGGTGCCGGGGCTGCGCAACGAGGAGATGCACCGCCACAAGGAGCGCGGCTTCTGCTGCGGCGCCGGCGGCGCCCGGATGTGGATGGAGGAGCGGATCGGCAAGCGCATCAACACCGAGCGCGTCGACGAGGCCCTCGCCCTCAACCCGGACATCGTCTCCACCGCCTGCCCGTTCTGCCTCGTCATGCTGACCGACTCGGTCAACGGCAAGAAGAACGACGGCCAGGCCAAGGAGTCGATCCAGGTCGTGGATGTCTCCCAGCTCCTGCTGGATTCGGTGAAGACCCCGATCGACCCGGCCGGTGAGGCCGACGCGGTGGACGCACCGGAGCCCGAACCGGCACAGTGA
- a CDS encoding sugar transferase, with protein MPGTARCRFPSRTAALLAGLTDRAGRIADRFLPRAPSTTGRASTTAERALDLALGTALLVLTAPAVAVAALALTVRRTPGGAWDRRPRTGPDGRVFTLRTLRTRRFRLDVLSRLPHVVRGDLALVGPAPLAPGNPRAAVPRTRRRQRELRPGLTGLAQVRARSGLPWNDPALLDQHYAEHHGVVLDLAILAEAARDWLRTALPGTRRTKAHLSDTDHRPPGCGGVD; from the coding sequence GTGCCCGGAACCGCGAGGTGCCGCTTCCCCTCCCGCACCGCCGCACTCCTGGCCGGCCTCACCGACCGGGCCGGACGGATCGCGGACCGCTTCCTGCCCCGCGCGCCAAGCACGACGGGCAGGGCGAGCACGACGGCCGAACGGGCGCTGGACCTGGCGCTCGGCACCGCGCTCCTGGTTCTGACCGCCCCCGCCGTGGCGGTCGCCGCCCTCGCACTGACCGTGCGGCGCACTCCCGGCGGGGCCTGGGACCGCCGCCCCCGCACCGGCCCGGACGGCCGGGTCTTCACCCTGCGCACGCTCCGGACGCGCCGGTTCCGCCTGGACGTGCTCTCCCGGCTCCCCCATGTCGTCCGCGGCGACCTCGCCCTCGTCGGCCCCGCCCCGCTCGCCCCCGGCAACCCGCGCGCCGCGGTCCCCCGCACCCGGCGCCGGCAGCGGGAGCTGCGGCCGGGACTGACCGGACTGGCACAGGTACGGGCCCGCTCGGGCCTGCCGTGGAACGACCCCGCCCTGCTCGACCAGCACTACGCAGAGCACCATGGAGTCGTACTCGACCTGGCGATCCTGGCCGAGGCCGCACGCGACTGGCTGCGGACGGCGCTCCCCGGAACCCGCCGGACCAAGGCACACCTGAGCGACACAGATCACCGCCCGCCCGGCTGCGGCGGGGTGGACTAA